One window of the Amycolatopsis mediterranei genome contains the following:
- the msrB gene encoding peptide-methionine (R)-S-oxide reductase MsrB, giving the protein MKPVVGATPRVVKSEQEWRAQLSPDEFAVLRQAGTERPFTGEYTDTKATGVYECRACGAELFRSDTKFESHCGWPSFYDPADSDAVLLREDRAMGMKRIEVLCGSCHSHLGHVFEGEGYPTPTDQRYCINSISLKLVPGSENPPA; this is encoded by the coding sequence ATGAAACCCGTTGTCGGCGCGACCCCTCGCGTCGTGAAGTCCGAGCAGGAATGGCGAGCCCAGCTCAGCCCCGACGAGTTCGCCGTGCTCCGCCAGGCGGGGACCGAACGGCCGTTCACCGGTGAGTACACCGACACCAAGGCCACCGGCGTCTACGAGTGCCGCGCGTGCGGTGCCGAGCTGTTCCGCAGCGACACGAAGTTCGAGAGCCACTGCGGCTGGCCGTCGTTCTACGACCCGGCCGACTCCGACGCCGTGCTGCTGCGCGAGGACCGCGCCATGGGCATGAAGCGGATCGAAGTGCTCTGCGGCTCCTGCCACAGCCACCTCGGGCACGTCTTCGAGGGCGAGGGCTACCCGACCCCGACCGACCAGCGCTACTGCATCAACTCGATCTCGCTGAAACTGGTCCCCGGGTCGGAAAACCCGCCGGCCTAA
- a CDS encoding serine/threonine-protein kinase: MIAGHYRLVEHIGSGAMGVVWRATDVRLERTVAIKQILPQPGVSETERDNMRQRAMREAKNAARFQHPNAIVVFDIAEHNGDPCLVMEYLNGPSLSTILSEEGTLPLGRVARIGEQVASALVAAHRAGIVHRDVKPGNILIDETGTAKITDFGISRAAGDMTLTATGLIGGTPAYLAPELARGADPVPSSDVFALGATLYQAIEGTTPYGNTTNQLALLYAAANGQINPPVQAGGATALLMSLLRSEPGERPSMAEARERLAALARTEPGGMTASPPLLSGGAGRKPATPGSADDERPPWQRTANKAPSSPPVGTPAPANQAASKAPSNPPRPTAAFMPMRSPAAPPNTPPRPMPAAAPSARAPQYSSGTAKPDNKRKYAVFAGAGAAVVVVAVIVFLVLNSGNGGSGGNQTAQSPGNQPTTGHSTPKTPTPSTSAVPADLGKTKSEGKITAIGTTGQQLVNFFNSPAENWNMLTPAAQAVYGDQQQFQQYWADNKKNVGAFNTARTDEGVAEDGSVQMYLNILNGRHKFRMVIVGGQTLIDANTKLDAITASPGY, encoded by the coding sequence CTGATCGCGGGGCACTACCGCCTCGTCGAACACATTGGTAGCGGTGCCATGGGTGTCGTGTGGCGCGCGACCGACGTGCGCCTCGAACGCACCGTCGCGATCAAGCAGATCCTCCCGCAGCCGGGTGTCTCCGAGACCGAACGCGACAACATGCGCCAGCGCGCGATGCGCGAGGCGAAGAACGCGGCCCGGTTCCAGCACCCGAACGCCATCGTGGTGTTCGACATCGCCGAGCACAACGGCGACCCCTGCCTGGTGATGGAGTACCTGAACGGGCCCAGCCTCTCCACGATCCTCTCCGAAGAGGGCACCCTCCCGCTCGGGCGGGTCGCCCGGATCGGCGAGCAGGTCGCGTCCGCGCTGGTGGCGGCCCACCGGGCCGGGATCGTGCACCGCGACGTCAAGCCGGGCAACATCCTCATCGACGAGACCGGCACCGCGAAGATCACCGACTTCGGCATCTCCCGCGCGGCCGGCGACATGACGCTGACCGCGACCGGCCTGATCGGCGGCACGCCCGCGTACCTGGCGCCCGAACTGGCCCGCGGCGCCGACCCGGTGCCCAGCTCCGACGTCTTCGCCCTCGGCGCGACCCTCTACCAGGCGATCGAGGGCACCACGCCGTACGGCAACACGACCAACCAGCTCGCGCTGCTCTACGCGGCGGCGAACGGCCAGATCAACCCGCCGGTGCAGGCGGGCGGAGCCACCGCGCTGCTGATGAGCCTGCTGCGCAGCGAGCCGGGCGAGCGGCCGAGCATGGCCGAGGCCCGCGAGCGGCTGGCCGCGCTGGCCCGCACCGAGCCCGGCGGCATGACGGCGTCCCCGCCGCTGCTCTCCGGCGGCGCGGGCCGCAAGCCCGCCACACCCGGGTCCGCGGACGACGAGCGGCCGCCGTGGCAGCGGACCGCCAACAAGGCACCGTCGTCCCCGCCGGTCGGCACGCCCGCGCCCGCGAACCAGGCCGCGAGCAAGGCACCGTCGAACCCGCCGCGCCCGACCGCGGCGTTCATGCCGATGCGGTCCCCGGCCGCCCCGCCGAACACCCCGCCCAGACCGATGCCCGCGGCCGCGCCGTCGGCCAGGGCCCCCCAGTACTCGTCGGGCACCGCGAAGCCGGACAACAAGCGCAAGTACGCGGTGTTCGCCGGCGCCGGCGCGGCCGTCGTCGTGGTCGCGGTGATCGTGTTCCTGGTCCTGAATTCCGGCAACGGCGGTTCGGGCGGCAACCAGACCGCCCAATCGCCGGGCAACCAGCCGACGACGGGCCACAGCACGCCCAAGACCCCGACGCCGAGCACCTCGGCGGTGCCCGCCGACCTGGGCAAGACCAAGTCCGAAGGCAAGATCACCGCGATCGGGACCACCGGCCAGCAGCTGGTCAACTTCTTCAACAGCCCGGCCGAAAACTGGAACATGCTGACCCCGGCCGCCCAGGCGGTCTACGGCGACCAACAGCAGTTCCAGCAGTACTGGGCGGACAACAAGAAGAACGTGGGCGCGTTCAACACCGCGCGCACGGACGAGGGTGTCGCCGAAGACGGCTCCGTGCAGATGTACCTCAACATCCTGAACGGACGGCACAAGTTCCGGATGGTGATCGTCGGCGGGCAGACGCTCATCGACGCGAACACCAAGCTCGACGCCATCACGGCCAGCCCAGGCTACTGA
- a CDS encoding TVP38/TMEM64 family protein: MSGRTKLIVALAVLAAFAAAAVLLPIPGPADLQAWAAATGPATPLVLLVAYSLLTVAPVPRTVFNLAAGLLVGTAAGIAIGLVATTIAAGLSFGLARLLGRDLVTRHLHRSAVKTVNDRLSGGGVLAITSLRLIPVVPFAPFSYLCGVSSVRLVPYLAGTLLGSVPGTVAVVVLGDALTGDTPPALLACYGLFALAGAIGLVKVFKKRAPAEPQPAGPAG, encoded by the coding sequence GTGTCCGGCCGCACCAAACTGATCGTCGCGCTCGCCGTGCTCGCCGCCTTCGCGGCGGCCGCGGTGCTGCTGCCGATCCCCGGCCCGGCCGACCTGCAGGCCTGGGCCGCGGCCACCGGCCCCGCCACCCCGCTCGTGCTGCTCGTCGCGTACTCGCTGCTCACCGTGGCGCCCGTCCCGCGGACGGTGTTCAACCTCGCCGCCGGCCTGCTCGTCGGCACCGCGGCCGGGATCGCGATCGGCCTGGTCGCCACCACCATCGCGGCCGGCCTCTCCTTCGGACTGGCCCGCCTGCTCGGCCGCGACCTGGTCACCCGGCACCTGCACCGGTCCGCGGTCAAAACGGTCAACGACCGCCTTTCCGGCGGCGGCGTCCTCGCCATCACGTCACTGCGGCTGATCCCGGTGGTGCCGTTCGCGCCCTTCAGCTACCTCTGCGGGGTGTCCTCTGTGCGGCTCGTCCCGTACCTGGCCGGTACGCTGCTCGGGAGCGTGCCCGGCACGGTCGCCGTGGTCGTCCTCGGCGACGCCCTGACCGGCGACACGCCGCCCGCGCTGCTCGCCTGTTACGGCTTGTTCGCGCTGGCCGGAGCAATCGGGCTGGTCAAGGTGTTCAAGAAGCGGGCACCGGCCGAACCGCAGCCCGCCGGACCGGCTGGCTGA
- a CDS encoding DNA polymerase domain-containing protein yields the protein MPKNGDPVEYEVDGRTVRVTSPDKVYFPQRGITKRQVVEHYITVGAPLLRAIGERPTTLKRYVDGVEGEWFYAKRVPKGAPEWVSTAGITFPSGRKAAEVCPTEPAVFAWAANLGTFDFHPWPVRRPDTDHPDELRIDVDPPDRAGFADAVEVAMVVREVLADAGLTGYPKTSGGRGVHVLVRIRPEWDFIAVRHAVIALGREVARRIPEKATINWWKEEREGRVFLDYNQAARDRTVASSWSVRGTPRATVSTPLTWDLLGEVDADDFDVLTIPAFLEKHGDLHAPMDASPFGLETALEWYERDERDHGLGELPYPPDYPKMPGEPKRVQPSKARPE from the coding sequence ATGCCCAAGAACGGTGACCCGGTCGAGTACGAGGTGGACGGGCGCACGGTCCGCGTCACGAGCCCCGACAAGGTGTACTTCCCCCAGCGCGGCATCACGAAGCGGCAGGTCGTCGAGCACTACATCACGGTCGGCGCGCCGCTGCTGCGCGCGATCGGCGAGCGTCCGACGACGCTGAAGCGCTACGTCGACGGCGTCGAAGGCGAGTGGTTCTACGCCAAGCGCGTGCCGAAGGGCGCGCCCGAGTGGGTTTCGACCGCCGGGATCACGTTCCCGTCCGGCCGCAAGGCGGCCGAGGTGTGCCCGACCGAGCCGGCGGTGTTCGCGTGGGCGGCCAACCTGGGCACGTTCGACTTCCACCCGTGGCCGGTCCGCCGCCCGGACACCGACCACCCCGACGAGCTCCGGATCGACGTCGATCCGCCGGACCGGGCGGGCTTCGCGGACGCGGTCGAGGTGGCGATGGTGGTCCGCGAGGTCCTGGCGGACGCGGGGCTGACCGGCTACCCGAAGACCTCCGGCGGCCGCGGGGTGCACGTGCTGGTCCGCATCCGCCCGGAGTGGGACTTCATCGCGGTCCGGCACGCGGTGATCGCGCTGGGCCGCGAGGTCGCCCGGCGCATCCCGGAGAAGGCGACGATCAACTGGTGGAAGGAGGAGCGGGAGGGCCGCGTGTTCCTCGACTACAACCAGGCGGCCCGCGACCGGACGGTGGCTTCGTCCTGGTCGGTCCGCGGCACCCCGCGCGCCACGGTGTCGACGCCGCTGACGTGGGACCTGCTGGGCGAGGTGGACGCGGACGACTTCGACGTCCTGACGATCCCGGCGTTCCTGGAGAAGCACGGAGACCTGCACGCGCCGATGGACGCCTCGCCGTTCGGCCTGGAGACGGCGCTGGAGTGGTACGAGCGGGATGAGCGGGACCACGGGCTGGGGGAACTGCCGTATCCGCCGGACTACCCGAAGATGCCGGGGGAGCCGAAGCGGGTCCAGCCGAGCAAGGCGCGTCCCGAGTGA
- a CDS encoding DUF6221 family protein: MDDLIAFLAARVGARQALIMQAVNKAKAGEVMNRGETKVAVEQKIRGLTDLELDVVNQMINEIEATRRILLAHRTTVSEKVPGFPLYGSEYWCETCHVPADEAGSNWCLTLRLLALPYADHPEYSERWRP, encoded by the coding sequence GTGGACGACCTGATCGCTTTCCTCGCGGCGCGCGTGGGCGCGCGGCAGGCGTTGATCATGCAGGCCGTCAACAAGGCGAAGGCCGGCGAGGTGATGAACCGCGGCGAGACGAAGGTCGCCGTGGAGCAGAAGATCCGCGGGCTCACCGACCTCGAGCTCGACGTGGTCAACCAGATGATCAACGAGATCGAGGCGACCCGGCGGATCCTGCTCGCCCATCGCACGACGGTGTCGGAGAAGGTCCCCGGGTTTCCGCTCTACGGCAGCGAATACTGGTGTGAAACCTGCCACGTGCCAGCCGACGAGGCCGGCTCCAACTGGTGCCTCACGCTGCGCCTGCTGGCCCTGCCCTACGCCGACCACCCGGAGTACAGCGAGCGCTGGCGGCCCTGA
- a CDS encoding LLM class flavin-dependent oxidoreductase yields the protein MTLFSVLDRSPVRRDRGPAQALRDTVAFAARVERLGYHRFWVSEHHGVPGVAGSAPTVLAAAVASATSRIRVGTGGVMLPNHRPLVVAEQFGVLEALHPGRIDMGLGRSVGFTGGVRSALGHGKEDADDFGAQVRELLGFFTGGYAYPGVHAYPAEGLRVPPFLLATGSGADLAAELGLPLVIAPVRGERALAEAVTRYRNGFRPSGWAREPYVVVSAAIAVADSAADARRLLVSEAWATVYSRSHGVFPPLDPPADILAAPMSDRERRRLEETLDGQISGTPAEVADRLGRLVAVTGADEILATTAAYDQSARLDSFAALAELTGKREPIS from the coding sequence GTGACGCTGTTCTCCGTGCTCGATCGCTCGCCCGTGCGGCGGGACCGCGGGCCCGCGCAGGCGCTGCGGGACACCGTCGCCTTCGCCGCCCGCGTCGAACGGCTGGGCTACCACCGGTTCTGGGTGTCCGAGCACCACGGCGTGCCGGGCGTCGCCGGGTCCGCGCCGACCGTGCTGGCCGCCGCCGTCGCAAGCGCGACGAGCCGCATCCGTGTCGGCACCGGTGGCGTGATGCTGCCGAACCACCGGCCGCTGGTCGTGGCGGAGCAGTTCGGCGTCCTGGAAGCGCTTCACCCGGGGCGGATCGACATGGGTCTCGGCCGGTCCGTCGGCTTCACCGGCGGCGTCCGATCGGCGCTGGGGCACGGCAAAGAGGACGCCGACGACTTCGGCGCCCAGGTCCGGGAACTGCTCGGCTTCTTCACCGGGGGATACGCATACCCTGGCGTGCACGCCTACCCGGCCGAGGGGCTGCGCGTGCCGCCGTTCCTGCTGGCCACCGGCTCGGGCGCGGACCTCGCCGCGGAGCTCGGGCTGCCGCTGGTGATCGCCCCGGTGCGCGGCGAACGAGCCCTGGCCGAAGCCGTGACGCGCTACCGGAACGGGTTCCGGCCGTCCGGGTGGGCGCGCGAGCCGTACGTGGTGGTGTCGGCGGCGATCGCGGTGGCGGACTCCGCGGCGGACGCGCGCCGGCTGCTCGTCTCGGAAGCCTGGGCGACGGTGTATTCGCGCTCCCACGGCGTCTTCCCGCCCCTGGACCCGCCCGCCGACATCCTCGCGGCGCCGATGAGCGACCGCGAGCGCCGGCGGCTCGAGGAGACTTTGGACGGTCAGATTTCGGGCACGCCCGCCGAAGTGGCGGACCGGCTGGGGCGGTTGGTGGCGGTCACCGGCGCCGACGAAATCCTCGCCACGACCGCCGCCTACGACCAATCCGCGCGGCTCGATTCCTTTGCCGCGTTGGCCGAACTGACGGGGAAGCGTGAGCCCATTTCCTGA
- a CDS encoding S1 RNA-binding domain-containing protein gives MTPWQEFFEAHAEGSVLDGVVARVLPFGAFVEVADGIHGLLVTDAAPEAGTRLPVRIEAIDVERRRFSLVKA, from the coding sequence ATGACCCCATGGCAGGAGTTCTTCGAGGCCCACGCCGAGGGCAGCGTCCTCGACGGCGTCGTGGCCCGTGTGCTGCCGTTCGGCGCGTTCGTCGAGGTCGCGGACGGCATCCACGGCTTGCTGGTGACCGACGCGGCACCGGAAGCCGGGACACGGCTGCCCGTCCGCATCGAAGCCATCGACGTGGAACGGCGCCGATTCAGCCTGGTGAAGGCGTGA